Proteins found in one Aneurinibacillus uraniidurans genomic segment:
- a CDS encoding efflux RND transporter periplasmic adaptor subunit, with protein sequence MKTKWMYMTAGLLVVVALTGYSTRTLWMKPTQEASAQMKEQRVMQGDLKIDQVADGNITLPLYNVDFEVNGTLARIAVKSGQMVKKGDILAELDSDAYTQAISKAELSRKKAETSLANVQQQTSVDNVTGKQKIEELQLDYEKSKTDQNAQIATEEQKVHDLQTQFKKLEQEYTAMTKLADAYPKNDIESKRLDYENAKKAYESGLAHYKMVKVQAEEAINKAKVSYENQKKQYAMTSGTAGQVATARVEVESAQNDLVTAQTNLNKTVLRAPIDGKVVYISKKVGEQTGPVQDDGSTTTVDTKHFIVLADSGTVQVKADVAESDIKNITLGQPVEVTVDANEGEAIRGKVTAINSLPKVDSNGVVTYEVTADLTGAGDTLKEGMTAVVSFILKEKKNVLYVPNKAVKAENGKQYVQVKQPDGTVAKKYVQGGMTDGENMEVVSGLSRNDIVLVKEDKK encoded by the coding sequence ATGAAGACAAAATGGATGTACATGACTGCCGGACTGCTTGTTGTGGTAGCGCTTACCGGATATTCCACACGAACGCTGTGGATGAAGCCTACACAGGAGGCTTCGGCACAGATGAAAGAACAGCGGGTCATGCAGGGCGATTTAAAAATTGACCAGGTCGCCGATGGCAATATTACGCTGCCGCTTTACAATGTGGACTTTGAGGTAAATGGAACACTAGCCCGTATTGCCGTGAAGTCCGGACAGATGGTGAAAAAAGGAGACATTCTCGCAGAGCTAGATAGTGACGCGTATACCCAGGCGATCAGTAAGGCCGAACTTAGTCGCAAAAAGGCAGAAACCAGTCTTGCGAATGTCCAGCAGCAAACATCAGTAGACAACGTAACCGGAAAGCAAAAGATAGAAGAGTTACAGCTTGACTACGAAAAAAGCAAAACCGACCAAAATGCACAAATTGCGACGGAAGAACAAAAGGTTCATGATCTACAGACACAGTTTAAAAAGCTAGAGCAGGAATATACGGCAATGACCAAGCTTGCGGATGCGTATCCGAAAAACGACATTGAAAGTAAGCGCCTCGATTATGAAAACGCGAAAAAAGCATATGAATCGGGACTTGCCCATTACAAAATGGTGAAAGTACAAGCCGAAGAGGCAATTAACAAGGCAAAAGTAAGCTATGAGAATCAGAAGAAGCAATACGCAATGACATCTGGTACGGCCGGTCAGGTAGCAACCGCTCGCGTTGAAGTGGAGAGTGCGCAAAACGACCTTGTAACAGCTCAAACGAACCTGAATAAAACAGTGCTGCGTGCGCCGATTGATGGAAAAGTCGTATACATATCGAAAAAAGTAGGCGAGCAGACAGGACCTGTACAGGATGATGGCAGTACAACAACGGTAGATACGAAGCATTTCATTGTTCTAGCTGATTCTGGAACGGTCCAGGTGAAGGCTGATGTGGCCGAGTCGGATATTAAGAACATTACGCTCGGTCAGCCAGTAGAAGTGACAGTTGACGCAAATGAGGGTGAGGCAATACGAGGAAAAGTGACGGCGATTAATAGTCTGCCAAAAGTGGATTCGAATGGTGTCGTAACGTATGAAGTGACAGCCGATCTTACGGGCGCGGGCGATACGTTGAAAGAAGGCATGACGGCTGTAGTTTCTTTTATTCTCAAGGAGAAGAAAAACGTGCTGTATGTTCCGAATAAGGCAGTGAAGGCGGAAAACGGAAAGCAGTATGTGCAAGTGAAACAGCCGGACGGAACGGTAGCGAAGAAGTACGTACAGGGTGGAATGACGGATGGTGAGAATATGGAAGTCGTGAGCGGTCTAAGCCGGAATGACATTGTTCTGGTGAAGGAGGACAAAAAGTGA
- a CDS encoding ABC transporter permease — translation MSLIETIRSVLLNIQANKFRVFLTSLGIIIGTLTIVLVVAIGKGSEQAVSEQFKRLSVETIVIRPGRDAPPNSELTKEQAFKMKELEHVRDVSAAIRSQSQVNYRSTSESASIMGISESYALMNNLALETGSMFSDRDGEKRNKVALLGYTLAQTLFGEDVSEAIGKQITIKGRKYEVKGVLKRVGDTGPGGGPGGGSTDDSVFVPYDVAVKYTAGKQSKPNYTAQATDINSVAAAMQEMQTYIENTTGKTDAYTLMDAGSRLNSAKETARTMSALLIGVAGIVLLVGGIGIMNVLFVSVKERTREIGILKSIGAKRRDILLEFLLESILISFGGGIVGIVLSMIVMPLMAYTSIRVLSSAQGMLLGLAFAVLTGTFFGYYPALKASKLTPIEALNHE, via the coding sequence GTGAGTCTGATTGAAACCATCCGCTCGGTTCTGTTAAACATTCAGGCGAACAAGTTCCGGGTGTTTCTCACTTCGCTTGGAATTATCATCGGGACGCTTACGATTGTGCTGGTGGTAGCCATCGGCAAGGGGAGCGAGCAGGCAGTATCTGAGCAGTTCAAACGGCTAAGTGTCGAAACAATTGTCATTCGTCCGGGCCGGGATGCACCCCCTAACAGTGAACTAACCAAGGAGCAGGCATTTAAAATGAAAGAACTTGAACATGTTCGCGATGTGAGTGCCGCGATCCGTTCCCAAAGTCAGGTGAATTACCGATCAACGTCAGAGAGTGCTTCTATTATGGGGATTAGTGAATCGTACGCTTTGATGAATAATCTTGCGCTTGAGACTGGCTCCATGTTTAGTGATCGGGATGGTGAGAAGCGAAACAAGGTGGCGTTGCTTGGCTATACTTTGGCCCAGACACTGTTCGGGGAAGATGTATCCGAGGCGATTGGAAAACAGATTACGATCAAGGGCCGCAAGTATGAAGTGAAAGGGGTGCTCAAGCGAGTGGGTGACACCGGACCAGGGGGTGGACCTGGTGGTGGCAGTACGGATGATAGTGTGTTTGTGCCCTATGATGTAGCGGTCAAATACACGGCGGGCAAACAGTCCAAACCAAATTATACTGCGCAGGCAACGGACATTAACTCAGTTGCCGCCGCGATGCAGGAGATGCAGACGTATATCGAAAACACGACTGGCAAGACGGATGCGTATACGTTGATGGATGCAGGGAGTCGGCTGAATTCGGCTAAGGAAACAGCCCGTACGATGTCTGCATTATTAATTGGGGTTGCAGGGATTGTTCTGCTAGTTGGTGGGATCGGTATTATGAATGTATTATTTGTATCCGTCAAGGAACGCACAAGAGAGATTGGGATTCTGAAGAGTATTGGAGCCAAACGGCGGGATATTCTACTAGAGTTTTTGCTCGAATCAATTTTGATTAGCTTTGGTGGCGGGATAGTCGGTATTGTGCTTAGTATGATTGTGATGCCACTTATGGCGTATACCAGTATCCGCGTACTTTCCTCGGCACAAGGCATGCTGCTTGGTCTTGCCTTTGCGGTGTTGACCGGCACGTTTTTCGGCTACTATCCAGCATTGAAAGCATCGAAGCTAACGCCGATTGAAGCGTTGAACCATGAATAA
- a CDS encoding ABC transporter ATP-binding protein, with product MSAIIELIDIKKSFGSGEGRVDILKGVSLMVEEGDFLAILGPSGSGKTTLMNIIGLIDTADAGEYLLEGESVSQKSENEYATIRNQKIGFIFQRFNLIAKYSALYNVALPLLLRGEKRDVAMQRAEEMLTRVGLGERLKYRPVQLSGGQQQRVAIARALVGEANIFLADEPTGALDSRTGQDVMNMLKELNQAGKTIIIITHDTGIAAQTKRVIHVRDGLIYA from the coding sequence ATGAGTGCGATTATTGAGCTTATCGATATCAAAAAATCGTTCGGCTCGGGTGAGGGCCGGGTAGACATATTGAAAGGCGTATCGCTTATGGTAGAAGAGGGCGATTTCCTGGCGATTCTCGGTCCATCCGGCTCGGGAAAGACAACGCTGATGAACATTATTGGCTTGATTGATACGGCTGATGCAGGAGAGTATTTGCTAGAAGGTGAGTCAGTTAGCCAGAAAAGTGAAAACGAATACGCGACGATTCGTAATCAAAAGATCGGGTTTATTTTTCAACGGTTTAATTTGATTGCAAAGTACTCTGCGCTGTATAATGTCGCGCTGCCTTTGCTGCTGCGCGGGGAAAAGCGAGATGTGGCGATGCAGCGGGCAGAAGAGATGTTGACGCGCGTTGGGCTTGGAGAACGATTAAAGTATCGGCCCGTCCAGTTATCCGGTGGGCAGCAGCAGCGCGTCGCCATCGCACGGGCACTGGTCGGCGAGGCGAATATCTTTCTTGCCGATGAACCAACCGGCGCACTTGATTCCCGCACGGGCCAGGATGTGATGAATATGCTCAAAGAACTGAATCAGGCAGGCAAAACGATCATCATTATTACGCATGATACAGGCATTGCTGCTCAAACGAAGCGTGTCATTCATGTGCGCGACGGATTAATCTACGCATAA
- a CDS encoding DUF2512 family protein, with protein sequence MNYIKAYLIKLLRVTANFSLFIGLVYHEPFHLVATLILVIGTVTFLLGDLVILRKFGNTVGLLSDALLVVGGLWSLHVLLGFPVGYRQAFLFTLVTVALCVEEFAYHIYVERKVFGRNRPSLMDMINNM encoded by the coding sequence ATGAACTACATAAAAGCTTATCTCATTAAACTTCTCCGCGTTACAGCTAACTTTTCTTTGTTTATCGGTCTTGTTTACCACGAGCCCTTCCATCTCGTAGCTACGCTTATACTTGTTATTGGTACGGTAACATTCCTGCTGGGGGATCTGGTAATTTTACGGAAATTCGGTAATACAGTCGGCCTGCTGTCAGATGCGCTGCTTGTAGTAGGTGGACTATGGAGCCTGCATGTACTTCTTGGCTTTCCTGTTGGCTATCGTCAAGCCTTTCTGTTCACCCTGGTCACCGTTGCCCTTTGCGTGGAGGAATTCGCGTATCACATTTATGTCGAGCGGAAGGTGTTTGGTCGTAATCGTCCTAGCCTTATGGATATGATTAATAACATGTGA
- a CDS encoding aldehyde dehydrogenase — MHTTYINQVNISEMVARQREYYQSGRTYAASERRTHLKALLDAIKRYEPKIMEALRYDLNKGEFEAYTTEIGILYEEIRFSIKRIGRWMRPKRARTSRIHLGAKSWIVPEPYGTVLIVAPWNYPFQLAISPLIGAIVAGNTAILKPSELTPHVSALLAQLIRETFAPEHISVIEGGVETSTELLQQKFDYIFFTGSVAVGKVVMEAAAKQLIPVTLELGGKSPCIVHHDANVELAAKRIAFGKFTNVGQTCVAPDYLFVHTSVKDKLLAALKQTIEAFYGGEPLHHPDYGRIVSRRHFDRLAGFLRDGTIVTGGQTDAEKLQIAPTILEDVQWESAVMQEEIFGPVLPVLTYDTIEEVIAAVNARPKPLALYLFTRDSNVEGQIVKRISYGGGCINDTLMHVASPYLPFGGVGESGVGSYHGKRSFDTFTHYKSILKQTNLFDFSFRYPSSKIGLSLIRKLLK; from the coding sequence ATGCACACTACTTACATAAACCAGGTAAACATTTCGGAAATGGTGGCACGCCAGCGCGAGTATTACCAGAGTGGACGGACATATGCCGCTTCTGAACGTCGCACACATCTTAAGGCTTTGCTTGATGCGATCAAGCGATATGAGCCGAAGATTATGGAAGCGTTGCGATATGATTTGAACAAAGGCGAATTCGAAGCGTATACGACAGAGATCGGAATTCTGTACGAAGAGATTCGGTTTAGTATAAAGCGAATTGGCAGATGGATGCGGCCGAAGCGAGCGAGAACATCCCGTATTCATCTCGGAGCAAAAAGCTGGATTGTACCGGAGCCATACGGTACTGTGCTTATTGTTGCACCGTGGAATTATCCGTTTCAACTGGCGATTTCACCTTTGATCGGCGCGATTGTGGCAGGCAACACGGCCATTTTGAAGCCGTCTGAGTTGACACCACATGTGTCAGCGCTGCTTGCCCAGCTAATCCGTGAGACATTTGCCCCGGAACATATTAGCGTAATCGAAGGTGGTGTAGAGACAAGCACAGAGCTGCTCCAACAGAAGTTTGACTACATTTTCTTTACAGGAAGTGTTGCGGTTGGCAAAGTTGTCATGGAGGCAGCCGCTAAGCAGCTTATCCCAGTCACGCTTGAACTCGGAGGGAAAAGCCCGTGCATTGTTCATCACGATGCAAATGTAGAACTTGCGGCGAAGCGTATTGCATTCGGTAAATTTACGAATGTAGGGCAGACGTGTGTCGCGCCTGATTATTTGTTCGTTCATACGAGTGTAAAAGATAAGCTGCTTGCTGCTCTCAAACAGACCATTGAAGCATTTTATGGTGGTGAACCTCTGCATCATCCAGATTACGGTCGTATCGTTAGCCGACGACATTTTGATCGACTGGCCGGGTTCTTACGTGACGGAACGATTGTGACAGGCGGGCAGACTGATGCGGAAAAACTACAGATTGCCCCGACGATTCTTGAGGATGTGCAGTGGGAGTCGGCGGTTATGCAGGAAGAGATTTTCGGTCCGGTGCTTCCCGTATTGACGTATGACACGATCGAGGAAGTGATTGCAGCGGTAAACGCCAGGCCGAAGCCGCTTGCGCTTTATTTGTTCACGCGGGATAGCAATGTGGAGGGACAAATTGTCAAGCGTATTTCGTATGGTGGCGGCTGCATTAACGATACGCTTATGCATGTGGCAAGTCCGTATTTGCCATTTGGCGGTGTGGGCGAAAGCGGTGTGGGGAGCTATCACGGCAAGAGAAGCTTCGATACATTTACACATTATAAAAGCATACTGAAACAGACAAACTTGTTTGACTTTTCATTTCGCTACCCGTCTTCGAAAATCGGGCTTAGCCTTATCCGGAAACTGTTAAAGTAA
- a CDS encoding cation transporter, with protein sequence MNIATAIRFAGLSIACNLFVFCMTGFITLLTGSLSVAAAGLYSLLCAAASAAVFLTLRSGDSHYTEPSKKILLAALVFVVGGGLWIAFASVQNILHPSPVLLPVVGAVVAGIGALINGSFGKTMQNMSDAQTPPLLVANAARLLTAGYVSIAAAIALLLINNTQLYRLDAVVALAIVLFTSWQAWKVTRTSA encoded by the coding sequence ATGAACATTGCTACTGCTATCCGCTTTGCGGGTTTATCGATTGCCTGTAATTTATTCGTCTTCTGTATGACAGGATTTATTACACTACTAACTGGCTCACTTTCTGTAGCTGCTGCCGGACTGTATTCACTCCTGTGTGCAGCAGCTTCTGCCGCTGTTTTTCTTACCCTGCGCAGCGGCGATTCCCACTATACCGAGCCGTCTAAAAAAATACTTCTTGCCGCACTCGTATTTGTAGTGGGCGGCGGACTTTGGATCGCCTTCGCGTCTGTGCAAAACATTTTACACCCTAGCCCTGTGCTTTTGCCTGTAGTTGGTGCTGTCGTAGCCGGTATCGGTGCACTGATTAATGGGAGCTTCGGCAAAACCATGCAGAACATGAGTGATGCGCAAACTCCTCCCCTACTCGTCGCAAACGCTGCTCGACTTTTGACGGCAGGCTATGTATCAATCGCCGCAGCAATTGCGTTGCTCCTTATCAATAATACGCAGCTGTATCGGCTTGACGCTGTCGTCGCGCTCGCCATTGTGCTGTTTACCAGTTGGCAGGCGTGGAAAGTGACCCGAACTTCTGCTTGA
- a CDS encoding rhodanese-like domain-containing protein, with protein MSRIVNILSQQVQERQQQGEKLRIIDVREPEEVAQGIIPGAVHIRLSELPNRLSEIDKSAETIFVCRGGNRSSMACEYLLDLGYTNVKNLMGGMIGWDGPIEKR; from the coding sequence ATGTCACGTATTGTCAATATTTTGTCACAGCAGGTACAAGAGAGACAACAGCAAGGAGAAAAACTGCGAATTATTGATGTACGAGAACCGGAAGAAGTCGCACAAGGAATCATTCCAGGTGCTGTTCATATCCGACTGTCTGAGTTGCCGAACCGGCTTAGTGAAATTGATAAAAGTGCAGAAACGATTTTCGTCTGTCGGGGTGGCAATCGTAGCAGCATGGCTTGTGAGTATTTGTTGGACCTTGGTTATACGAATGTTAAGAACTTAATGGGTGGAATGATCGGCTGGGATGGGCCGATTGAAAAACGCTAA
- a CDS encoding serine/threonine protein kinase, producing MDWKKPIQLFQEINIQEEEGNQLVRIGGVPQGIVCVGRGTDAAVFVHEDHPGYAYKVYAATTDAKRKNEEEAYRKLGNNPYFPTYYGSAERCLVLSYEQGKSLYDCLIEGVEIPAHVITQVDEAIAYARSVGLNPRDVHVKNILLQGEVCRVVDVSEYVKEGNDRRWEHLKEGYRLYYPLIAARKIPPALLEFVKKQYWKKASCTFSVQAFGRFLLPLLGIDKQRKAFFL from the coding sequence ATGGACTGGAAAAAGCCGATTCAACTTTTTCAGGAGATAAATATTCAAGAAGAAGAGGGAAACCAACTTGTTCGGATCGGAGGTGTTCCACAAGGCATTGTGTGTGTAGGGCGCGGGACAGATGCAGCTGTGTTTGTGCATGAGGACCATCCAGGATACGCCTATAAAGTATATGCAGCCACAACGGATGCAAAACGTAAAAATGAAGAAGAGGCTTACCGAAAGCTTGGGAATAATCCATATTTTCCGACATATTACGGATCAGCCGAGCGATGCCTGGTGTTAAGTTACGAACAGGGAAAGAGTTTGTATGATTGCCTGATCGAAGGGGTTGAAATTCCGGCTCATGTGATTACACAGGTGGATGAAGCAATTGCATATGCACGCAGTGTCGGACTAAATCCGCGTGACGTTCATGTGAAAAATATTTTGTTACAGGGTGAGGTATGCCGAGTAGTCGATGTATCTGAGTATGTAAAGGAGGGGAATGATAGACGCTGGGAACATCTTAAGGAAGGCTATCGCCTGTATTATCCACTTATTGCAGCCCGTAAAATTCCTCCTGCTTTGCTCGAGTTTGTAAAGAAACAGTATTGGAAAAAAGCATCTTGTACGTTTTCGGTGCAGGCATTCGGACGCTTTTTGCTTCCGTTGCTTGGAATCGACAAGCAGCGAAAAGCTTTTTTCCTCTGA
- a CDS encoding cytochrome d ubiquinol oxidase subunit II, whose product MPLDLFIISVLWFMLFGYVIVGAIHSGAGFFRLYSDWSGEVPPLYAAIQRYSSPFWIIYGMIGLVIPVLLAISEGDFFTIQNGRLTLLLNDLLTSPFSWSVILLAVVSILFISASFLTYYARRIKDVGAEAMLRVYTLMWSLPAILASVIVFFMLKLHNRLHFIDMLTVMWVFPLSFLAFLVAVYLVYKKKAYGVSFFLITIQYGLAFFGYAVSHYPYVLYPYVTVYDGKISPSFILTTLCVGALFLLLPVLYAARQLFLLHHKCTRSQH is encoded by the coding sequence ATGCCGCTTGATCTGTTCATTATTTCGGTGCTCTGGTTTATGCTGTTCGGCTATGTAATTGTAGGAGCGATTCATTCCGGTGCGGGATTTTTTCGTCTGTACAGCGATTGGTCCGGCGAGGTGCCTCCGCTTTATGCTGCCATTCAGCGCTATTCGTCTCCATTCTGGATCATTTACGGCATGATCGGTCTGGTCATTCCCGTTTTGCTTGCTATTTCTGAAGGAGACTTCTTTACGATTCAAAACGGTCGTCTTACACTACTGCTGAATGATTTGCTTACTAGTCCGTTTTCCTGGAGTGTGATTCTCCTCGCCGTTGTAAGCATTCTATTTATTTCTGCTAGTTTTCTGACCTACTATGCCAGACGGATCAAAGATGTGGGGGCAGAAGCGATGCTCCGCGTATATACACTGATGTGGAGTCTTCCTGCTATTCTTGCTTCTGTCATTGTGTTCTTTATGCTCAAGCTGCACAATCGCCTGCACTTCATCGACATGCTAACGGTGATGTGGGTATTCCCACTTTCATTTCTGGCATTTCTTGTAGCTGTGTATCTTGTTTACAAGAAAAAAGCGTATGGTGTCTCCTTTTTTCTGATTACCATACAGTACGGGCTCGCGTTTTTTGGCTATGCTGTATCTCATTATCCGTACGTATTGTATCCATACGTTACTGTATATGATGGAAAAATCAGCCCGTCCTTTATCCTTACTACGCTTTGTGTGGGAGCACTGTTTTTACTGCTTCCGGTACTATACGCTGCCAGACAACTCTTTTTGCTTCATCATAAATGCACACGAAGCCAACACTAA
- a CDS encoding ABC transporter substrate-binding protein yields the protein MKRQWSKKSFKAIQAGILGMSLLGLTACGTKEESAAPVVKDPSSLSVGEIEAKAKTEGEVNSAGMPDTWANWGETWADVTKKYNLKHTDTDISSAEEIAKFEAEKENATADIGDMGISFAPIAEKKGLTLPYKTSHWNEIPQWAKDDNGDWVVGYQGTIAFLTNKKLVKNPPKSWDDILKGNYKVTIGDVQRGAQNQMGVLAAAMAYGGSESNIKPGLDFFAKLAKQGRLSLTDAKPANIEKGEVEVAIVWDFNALNYATQINRDQFDICIPKEGSVVSGYTTIINKYAKHPYAAMATREYILSDQGQINLAKGFARPIRDVKLPKEVADKMLPKEQYNNAKPIKDPQAWEKTASTLPQLWQEEVLVNVK from the coding sequence ATGAAACGTCAATGGAGTAAGAAATCTTTTAAAGCAATTCAAGCTGGAATACTAGGAATGAGCTTACTAGGTTTAACGGCTTGCGGAACAAAAGAAGAATCTGCTGCTCCTGTTGTTAAAGATCCTAGTTCATTAAGCGTTGGAGAAATCGAAGCAAAAGCAAAGACAGAAGGAGAAGTCAACAGTGCTGGTATGCCTGATACATGGGCGAATTGGGGAGAAACATGGGCTGACGTGACCAAAAAATATAATTTGAAGCATACAGATACAGATATATCGAGCGCTGAGGAGATTGCTAAATTCGAAGCTGAAAAAGAGAATGCAACCGCTGATATCGGTGACATGGGAATTTCTTTTGCTCCAATTGCTGAAAAGAAAGGATTAACTCTTCCATATAAAACTTCTCATTGGAATGAAATACCTCAATGGGCGAAAGACGACAATGGGGATTGGGTTGTTGGATACCAAGGAACGATTGCATTCCTTACGAATAAAAAATTGGTGAAAAACCCGCCGAAATCCTGGGACGACATTTTGAAGGGGAATTACAAAGTGACAATTGGGGATGTGCAGCGCGGAGCGCAAAATCAGATGGGCGTTCTTGCTGCGGCGATGGCTTACGGCGGTAGTGAATCGAATATTAAGCCAGGACTTGACTTTTTTGCTAAACTTGCGAAGCAAGGCCGCCTTAGTCTAACGGACGCAAAGCCAGCCAATATTGAAAAAGGCGAAGTAGAAGTTGCGATTGTGTGGGATTTCAACGCACTTAATTATGCTACTCAAATAAACCGTGACCAATTTGATATATGCATTCCAAAAGAAGGTTCGGTAGTCAGCGGCTATACAACGATTATTAACAAATATGCAAAACATCCATATGCAGCGATGGCAACTCGAGAATATATCTTGAGTGACCAAGGACAAATTAACCTGGCTAAAGGATTTGCTCGTCCAATTCGTGATGTAAAACTTCCAAAAGAAGTAGCTGACAAAATGCTTCCAAAAGAGCAATACAACAATGCAAAACCAATCAAAGATCCACAAGCTTGGGAAAAAACAGCCAGTACTTTACCACAACTCTGGCAAGAAGAGGTGTTAGTCAATGTCAAATAA
- a CDS encoding alkaline phosphatase family protein: MSNKVIAIVVDGMRYDKACETLGFIQHLVETNQAALYKVKSELPSLSRPLYEVLLTGTPVFMNEITSNQTVRLSTEKSLFHLTKENGLRNATASYYWVSELYNRAPFDFIEDREQEDESKPIQYGKFYWDEDYPDSHLIMDAEVLRRKYDPDFLYIHPMGVDVKGENYGSESKEYREQILKMGSLLAQLLPIWMKAGYHILITSDHGMSEYGNHGGITDGERDVPLFIISPRVEAGIHEEVVPQLAFAPLVCELLGIERTDKMISYRLPGLKETVAH, translated from the coding sequence ATGTCAAATAAAGTGATCGCGATTGTTGTTGATGGCATGCGATACGATAAAGCCTGTGAGACGCTCGGATTTATTCAACATCTGGTTGAAACGAATCAGGCGGCACTGTACAAGGTAAAGTCAGAGCTTCCAAGTCTGTCCCGTCCATTATATGAAGTATTATTGACAGGTACGCCTGTATTCATGAATGAAATTACGTCAAACCAAACCGTTCGTCTATCTACGGAAAAAAGTCTCTTTCATCTTACGAAAGAAAACGGCTTAAGAAATGCAACAGCATCGTATTACTGGGTAAGTGAACTTTATAATCGTGCGCCATTCGACTTTATTGAAGATCGTGAGCAAGAAGATGAGTCTAAGCCGATTCAATATGGCAAGTTCTATTGGGACGAAGACTATCCGGACAGTCATTTGATAATGGATGCCGAGGTTTTGCGCAGAAAGTATGATCCGGACTTTTTATACATTCATCCTATGGGTGTTGACGTAAAAGGAGAAAATTATGGTTCGGAATCGAAAGAATATCGTGAGCAAATTTTGAAAATGGGCAGCTTATTAGCACAACTTCTACCGATTTGGATGAAAGCTGGTTACCACATTTTAATTACGTCTGATCATGGCATGAGTGAATATGGCAACCATGGCGGCATAACGGATGGTGAACGCGACGTACCGCTGTTCATCATCAGCCCAAGAGTGGAAGCTGGAATTCACGAAGAAGTCGTTCCACAATTGGCTTTTGCACCACTCGTTTGTGAACTCTTAGGGATTGAGCGGACCGATAAAATGATTTCTTATCGATTGCCTGGATTGAAGGAAACAGTCGCTCATTAG
- a CDS encoding ABC transporter permease has product MKKPKWYALALLLPFIILVIGFEIGPLVSMIKNSFYADDGIKLTIDQYVTIFKSKFYLQAIYNSVLISLFSAITSIIVAVVVAFSFTKFSQQVQNRLLMIANMTSNFEGIPLSFSYIILLGNNGLFTLLFAKLGWDVFAKFNLYSWTGLILVYVYFQIPLAVMLLYPSYQGIKQQWKEAAALLGASKRQFWFHIGLPVLLPSIAGIFSILFANAMGAYATAYALVGSNYNLLSLQIASLVASDVTLKPQLGSALGVLLASTMIVAMWFNQRMMRRIRRDLR; this is encoded by the coding sequence ATGAAAAAACCAAAATGGTATGCTTTAGCTCTTTTACTGCCCTTTATCATTCTTGTGATTGGCTTTGAAATTGGACCGTTAGTTTCCATGATTAAAAATAGCTTTTATGCAGACGATGGAATCAAGCTTACAATCGACCAATACGTAACGATATTCAAAAGTAAATTTTACTTACAAGCCATTTATAACAGCGTGCTTATTTCACTGTTTTCTGCCATAACTTCGATCATTGTGGCTGTTGTTGTCGCTTTTTCGTTTACAAAGTTCTCGCAACAAGTACAAAACCGTTTACTTATGATTGCCAACATGACTTCGAATTTTGAAGGGATTCCCCTTTCTTTTTCATACATTATTTTACTCGGAAACAATGGTCTGTTTACGCTGCTTTTTGCCAAGCTTGGCTGGGATGTGTTTGCAAAGTTTAATCTCTACTCCTGGACCGGATTAATTCTCGTTTACGTTTACTTCCAAATTCCTCTGGCTGTTATGCTTCTTTATCCTTCTTATCAGGGGATTAAACAACAATGGAAAGAAGCAGCAGCATTATTAGGAGCTTCAAAACGACAGTTTTGGTTCCATATTGGGCTGCCGGTTCTGTTACCTAGTATTGCAGGGATATTCAGCATTTTGTTTGCGAATGCCATGGGTGCTTATGCTACCGCTTATGCCTTAGTCGGCAGTAACTATAATTTATTGTCGCTGCAAATTGCGTCTCTAGTTGCCAGCGATGTTACATTAAAGCCACAGCTAGGTAGTGCATTAGGTGTTTTGCTAGCTTCCACTATGATTGTCGCGATGTGGTTTAATCAACGAATGATGCGCCGCATTAGGAGGGATTTACGATGA